AAAAATCGCGACCGGTGAAGTTCTTGTCTTTGTATTCCACCCCGATGATTCGCACGTCGATATGATAAAGCTTTAAAATATCTTCAAGGTCTTTTTCTGTTGTATAAGGAATGATTTCATCTACATATTTACAGCCTTTGAGTTGGATATAGCGTTCTACCACGGTTTGTGTAGGTTTATTTTTCTCAGGCCGGTCTATGGTAGGGTCGGTTTGTAAGCCCACGATCAGGTAATCGCATTGCTGTTTAGCTTCTGCAAGCATGCGTACGTGGCCCGCGTGCAAGAGATCGAAACAACTGAAGGTGATCCCTACTATTTTTTTTGAAG
This DNA window, taken from Chryseobacterium sp. 6424, encodes the following:
- a CDS encoding adenylyltransferase/cytidyltransferase family protein, yielding MENSSKKIVGITFSCFDLLHAGHVRMLAEAKQQCDYLIVGLQTDPTIDRPEKNKPTQTVVERYIQLKGCKYVDEIIPYTTEKDLEDILKLYHIDVRIIGVEYKDKNFTGRDFCEEQKITLYYNERHHRFSSTNLRKEVYQNECLKLNGKKVNTLEKIN